In Herbaspirillum seropedicae, a single window of DNA contains:
- a CDS encoding branched-chain amino acid ABC transporter substrate-binding protein, translating to MKLKSAIIPLTAAIGLAFAGAAYSQEVVKIAHVGPLSGPNAHMGKDNENGARMAVDELNAKGFTIGGKKVKFELVGEDDASDPKQATAVATKLVDQKVAAVIGHLNSGTTIPASKIYSDAGIPQVSPSATNPKYTQQGFKTAFRVVANDAQLGAALGKYAVQKLGTKQIAVIDDRTAYGQGVADEFAKGAKAAGGTIVGTQYTNDKATDFNAILTSLKGKKPDVVFFGGMDAVGGPMLRQMKQLGISAKFMGGDGICTGSLPGLAGDGLGDDQVICAEAGGVDEAGKKGMDDFRAAYKKKFGIDVVYNAAYAYDATMTVADAMAKAGSADPKKYLPELAKISHKGVTGVIAFDAKGDIKDGSLTLYTYKGGQRTLLAVTK from the coding sequence ATGAAACTCAAGAGCGCCATTATTCCATTAACCGCTGCAATCGGCCTGGCCTTCGCAGGCGCCGCGTATTCCCAGGAAGTCGTCAAGATCGCCCACGTCGGCCCGCTGTCCGGCCCCAACGCCCACATGGGCAAGGACAACGAGAACGGCGCGCGCATGGCCGTGGACGAACTCAACGCCAAGGGATTCACCATCGGCGGCAAGAAGGTCAAGTTCGAGCTGGTTGGCGAAGATGACGCATCCGATCCGAAGCAGGCCACTGCCGTCGCCACCAAGCTGGTCGACCAGAAGGTCGCCGCCGTGATCGGCCACCTGAACTCGGGCACCACCATCCCGGCCTCCAAGATCTACAGCGACGCCGGCATCCCGCAGGTCTCGCCGTCGGCGACCAACCCCAAGTACACCCAGCAAGGCTTCAAGACCGCCTTCCGCGTGGTGGCCAACGACGCGCAGCTGGGCGCAGCCCTGGGCAAGTATGCCGTGCAGAAGCTGGGCACCAAGCAGATCGCCGTGATCGACGACCGCACCGCCTATGGTCAGGGCGTGGCTGACGAATTCGCCAAGGGCGCCAAGGCGGCCGGCGGCACCATCGTCGGCACCCAGTACACCAACGACAAGGCCACCGACTTCAACGCTATCCTGACCTCGCTCAAGGGCAAGAAGCCCGACGTGGTCTTCTTCGGCGGCATGGACGCCGTGGGCGGCCCGATGCTGCGCCAGATGAAGCAGCTGGGCATCAGCGCCAAGTTCATGGGTGGTGACGGCATCTGTACCGGTTCCCTGCCGGGCCTGGCCGGTGACGGCCTGGGCGACGACCAGGTGATCTGCGCCGAAGCCGGTGGTGTGGACGAGGCTGGCAAGAAGGGCATGGACGACTTCCGCGCTGCCTACAAGAAGAAGTTCGGCATCGACGTGGTCTACAACGCCGCCTACGCCTATGACGCCACCATGACCGTGGCCGACGCCATGGCCAAGGCCGGCTCCGCCGATCCCAAGAAGTACCTGCCCGAACTGGCCAAGATCAGCCACAAGGGCGTGACCGGCGTCATCGCCTTCGACGCCAAGGGCGACATCAAGGATGGTTCGCTGACCCTGTACACCTACAAGGGCGGCCAACGCACCCTGCTGGCCGTGACCAAGTAA
- a CDS encoding cation:proton antiporter produces the protein MHEVELFIQDMAIIMLIAGIVTVVFNKLKQPVVLGYIVAGVIIGPHTPPYDLIQDEKTVHILSELGVIFLLFSLGLEFSLKKLAKVGATAFIGAAAEILLMIWIGYEIGLYFGWKRMDAIFLGAMLAVSSTTIIVKALNELGMKNEKFAQIIFGILIVEDILAIGMIALLSGVATSGSVDSTEVFTTVGKLVLFMTVSLVVGILAVPRLLSFISRFKSNEMLLVAVLGVLFGFCLLVMKLQYSVALGAFLVGAVMAESRHLHRIERLVEPIRDMFSAIFFVAIGLLFDPNVLVKYWMPITVITLAVVFGKLISCGLGTFIAGQGGRTPMRVGMGLAQIGEFSFIIAALGQSLKVTSDFLYPIVVAVSAVTALLTPYLIKAADPLSAKAVTLVPARVSGLMGMYSRWLESLQPTGDRAELTRIIRRILMQVMVNLALVIAIFLGGAFFVDGLSRQLSGWTPDPDVQKAIIWGCALVLSLPFLIATYRKLQALSMLLAEVSVKPEFAGAYTSGVRKIVSEVLPIMSIVGIMLLIFVLSASILPPLNLLAFVLAGAAGLLWLLWSKLVKLHSRLQIALFETLDEQPDDAH, from the coding sequence ATGCACGAAGTCGAGTTATTCATCCAGGACATGGCGATCATCATGCTGATTGCCGGCATCGTCACCGTCGTCTTCAACAAGCTCAAGCAGCCAGTGGTGCTGGGCTATATCGTGGCGGGCGTGATCATCGGCCCGCACACTCCGCCTTACGACCTGATCCAGGATGAAAAGACCGTGCACATCCTCTCGGAGCTGGGCGTGATCTTCCTGCTGTTCTCGCTGGGGCTGGAATTCAGTCTCAAGAAACTGGCCAAGGTGGGGGCGACGGCCTTCATCGGCGCGGCCGCCGAGATCCTGCTGATGATCTGGATCGGCTACGAGATCGGCCTCTACTTCGGCTGGAAGCGGATGGACGCCATCTTCCTGGGCGCCATGCTGGCCGTGTCGTCCACCACCATCATCGTCAAGGCCTTGAATGAGCTGGGCATGAAGAACGAGAAGTTCGCCCAGATCATCTTCGGCATCCTCATCGTCGAGGACATCCTGGCCATCGGCATGATCGCGCTGCTCTCGGGCGTGGCCACCAGCGGCTCGGTGGATTCCACCGAAGTCTTTACCACGGTGGGCAAGCTGGTGCTGTTCATGACGGTCTCGCTGGTGGTGGGCATCCTGGCGGTGCCGCGCCTGCTCAGCTTCATCTCCCGCTTCAAGAGCAACGAGATGCTGCTGGTGGCGGTGCTGGGCGTGCTGTTCGGCTTCTGCCTGCTGGTGATGAAGCTGCAATACAGCGTGGCGCTGGGGGCCTTCCTGGTCGGCGCGGTGATGGCCGAGTCGCGCCACCTGCACCGCATCGAGCGCCTGGTCGAGCCGATCCGCGACATGTTCTCGGCCATCTTCTTCGTGGCCATCGGCCTGCTGTTCGATCCCAATGTGCTGGTCAAGTACTGGATGCCGATCACGGTCATTACCCTGGCGGTGGTCTTCGGCAAGCTCATCAGCTGCGGTCTGGGGACCTTCATTGCCGGGCAGGGCGGGCGCACGCCCATGCGCGTGGGCATGGGCCTGGCGCAGATCGGCGAGTTCTCCTTCATCATCGCGGCGCTCGGCCAGAGCCTCAAGGTCACCAGCGATTTCCTCTATCCCATCGTGGTGGCGGTCTCGGCCGTCACTGCCTTGCTGACGCCTTATCTCATCAAGGCCGCCGACCCGCTCTCGGCCAAGGCGGTCACGCTGGTGCCGGCGCGGGTCTCGGGCCTGATGGGCATGTATTCGCGCTGGCTGGAAAGCCTGCAGCCTACCGGCGACCGCGCCGAGCTCACGCGCATCATCCGCCGCATCCTGATGCAGGTGATGGTCAACCTGGCGCTGGTGATCGCGATCTTCCTGGGCGGAGCCTTCTTCGTCGATGGGCTCTCGCGCCAGCTGTCGGGCTGGACCCCGGACCCGGATGTGCAGAAGGCCATCATCTGGGGCTGCGCGCTGGTGCTGTCGTTGCCCTTCCTGATCGCTACCTACCGCAAGCTGCAAGCCCTCTCGATGCTGCTGGCGGAGGTCAGCGTCAAGCCCGAGTTCGCGGGAGCGTATACTTCGGGGGTGCGCAAGATCGTCTCCGAGGTCTTGCCCATCATGTCCATCGTCGGCATCATGCTGCTCATTTTCGTGCTGAGCGCCAGCATCCTGCCGCCGCTGAACCTGTTGGCCTTCGTGCTGGCGGGCGCGGCGGGGCTGTTGTGGTTGCTGTGGAGCAAGCTGGTCAAGCTGCATTCGCGCTTGCAGATCGCGCTCTTCGAGACGCTGGATGAGCAACCGGACGATGCGCACTGA
- a CDS encoding Lrp/AsnC family transcriptional regulator, with protein sequence MAAKHHTLDKVDRKLLNMLQKDNQISTRVLAEKLHISQPTCLRRIRDLREAGIISAEVAMVDPFALGYGMLAFLEISLNNQSDQHMQDFEQRMAKEAEVMQCYFVSGEYDYFLAVHVIDMDAYYQFVRRVISGSGNVRHFQSRFPMKRAKFTTRIAFDEKAAEVLVRVPG encoded by the coding sequence ATGGCTGCCAAACATCACACGCTCGACAAGGTGGACCGCAAACTGCTCAACATGCTGCAGAAGGACAACCAGATTTCCACCCGCGTGCTGGCCGAGAAACTGCATATTTCGCAACCCACCTGCCTGCGCCGCATCCGCGACCTGCGCGAGGCCGGGATCATCAGCGCCGAGGTGGCCATGGTGGACCCCTTCGCGCTGGGCTATGGCATGCTGGCCTTCCTGGAAATCTCGCTGAACAACCAGTCCGACCAGCACATGCAGGACTTCGAGCAGCGCATGGCCAAGGAGGCCGAGGTCATGCAGTGCTACTTCGTCTCGGGCGAATACGACTACTTCCTGGCGGTGCACGTCATCGACATGGACGCCTACTACCAGTTCGTGCGGCGGGTCATTTCCGGGTCGGGCAATGTGCGCCATTTCCAGTCGCGCTTCCCGATGAAGCGCGCCAAGTTCACGACCCGCATCGCCTTCGACGAAAAGGCTGCCGAAGTGCTGGTGCGCGTGCCGGGGTGA